A stretch of the Sulfolobus acidocaldarius SUSAZ genome encodes the following:
- a CDS encoding DNA-directed RNA polymerase subunit M, which yields MKFCPKCGSMMMPRRENGKTVYKCSKCGYIDTENQKEAKITTVIKHSAKEKTLVLESDMPKTGVQLTRGISCPSCGNDEAYFWILQTRSADEPATRFYKCTKCGKVWREYE from the coding sequence ATGAAGTTCTGTCCAAAATGTGGGTCTATGATGATGCCTAGGAGAGAGAATGGTAAAACCGTATATAAATGCTCAAAATGTGGATACATAGACACGGAGAATCAGAAAGAAGCCAAGATCACAACTGTAATTAAACATTCTGCAAAGGAAAAGACACTTGTGTTAGAAAGTGATATGCCAAAAACTGGAGTACAATTAACTAGAGGAATATCCTGTCCTTCTTGCGGAAATGATGAAGCATACTTTTGGATACTACAAACCAGGAGTGCTGATGAACCAGCTACGAGATTTTATAAATGTACTAAGTGCGGTAAGGTATGGCGTGAATATGAATAG